A window of Pseudoalteromonas sp. MEBiC 03607 genomic DNA:
CGCAACAATTATACAAGCCTTGAAAAGGGCACTGAACTTGCGAACTTGGAAGCTGATTTTGTTAACCGCGGGCACACAGTTCGTATCCTAGATTTAAACTCTGGTTTACATGCTGTTGAAGTAAAAGACGGTAAACTTTATGGCGCAGCCGATCCGCGCCGCGAAGGTATCGCTTTAAGTGATAAAAGCCACTAAAAACAAGCTCAGCAGCCTTAAAGCTGCTGAGTTTTCATGTATACTATTCGTTGTGCCGTTTAGGGCATAAAATTCATTTTCTTCAATGGTCTGACAAGGTGAATTGTCATTGCAATTTCGCCTTTAAGAGTAATAATGTCAGGTCATAATTATGACGCATCAAAGCTTGGAAATATGACTACAAATACCGATCCAAATTATCTTTATATTCCTTATTCAGGCCCAGGTCTGATCGAAACGCCACTATTAAACAAAGGCAGTGCTTTTTCACAAAAAGAAAGGGAAAGTTTCAACTTAGCCGGTTTACTGCCACCGCGTTATGAAACAATTGAAGAACAAGTTGAGCGTTGTTACCAACAGTATTCAAGCTTTAGTGATAATTTAAACAAGCACATTTATCTTCGTGCAATTCAAGATAACAACGAAACACTTTACTACCGTTTAGTGCGTGATCATCTTGAAGAAATGATGCCAATTATCTACACACCAACAGTAGGTGATGCCTGTGAAAAGTTTTCAGACATTTACCGCAGTGCCCGTGGTCTATTTATTTCTTACGAAGATCGTTTCCAAATTGATGATATTTTACGTAACGCTACTAAAGGCAAAGTAAAAGTTATCGTTGTGACTGACGGTGAGCGTATTCTTGGTTTGGGTGACCAAGGTATTGGTGGTATGGGTATTCCAATTGGTAAATTGTCACTTTACACAGCGTGTGGTGGTATTAGCCCAGCTTATACATTACCAGTGATGATTGATGTTGGTACAAATAACGAAAAACTGCTTAACGACCCTATGTATATGGGGGCTCGTCATAAGCGTATTTCGCAAGAAGAGTACGATGAATTCTTAGACCTATTCATCAAGGCTGTTAAACGTCGTTGGCCAAGTGTTTTACTTCAGTTCGAAGACTTTGCACAACCAAATGCAATGCCATTATTAAAACGCTACCGTGATGAAATTTGTAGCTTTAACGATGATATTCAAGGTACTGCTGCGGTAACTGTAGGGTCTTTATTGGCTGCATGTCGTGTTAAA
This region includes:
- a CDS encoding NAD-dependent malic enzyme, whose translation is MTTNTDPNYLYIPYSGPGLIETPLLNKGSAFSQKERESFNLAGLLPPRYETIEEQVERCYQQYSSFSDNLNKHIYLRAIQDNNETLYYRLVRDHLEEMMPIIYTPTVGDACEKFSDIYRSARGLFISYEDRFQIDDILRNATKGKVKVIVVTDGERILGLGDQGIGGMGIPIGKLSLYTACGGISPAYTLPVMIDVGTNNEKLLNDPMYMGARHKRISQEEYDEFLDLFIKAVKRRWPSVLLQFEDFAQPNAMPLLKRYRDEICSFNDDIQGTAAVTVGSLLAACRVKGAKLSEQKVVFVGAGSAGCGIAEQIISTMVAEGISDEQARSQIFMVDRFGLLTDGMEGLRDFQQALCQSKEGLSEWTYSGEYASLLDVMHCAQPDILIGVSGQPGLFTEQVIRAMHASCPQPIIFPLSNPSKQVEALPSDVIEWTEGQAIVASGSPFDPVEYNGQIFPIPQCNNSYIFPGIGLGVIAAKATRITDAMLIVSSETLAESSPRANTGKGSLLPALTEIQALSKRIAFAVAKKAMEEGVALELSDEALWAAIEKNYWLPEYRNYKRRSI